GTGAAGCCGATCGCAGAAACGCCACCCGTTCCGGATGCAATGTTCCAGAGTTTTGGGGATCGAGAGGCTTAATTCTTCGGGAGTGGCTCCCATCGGCATCAATAGGATATCTTCTTTTGCCCATCCATCCAGTTGTTTCAAAAGTGCCTGTATTTCGATCACGTCGTTTTCCCCGGAGTAAACGAATTTTAATTGAAAGTCTTTTTTGTTTTTACGGGCGTGTGTGATAAATGATTGTATAGCCGGGATATTAATGCGGGTCTTGTTGTGGTGGTCCGCGTGAGGTGCAGGGGGAACGGAGCCGGATAATTTGGGGGAAAGACTAAAAAAGTCGATCATCTCGGCACATTCTTCTACATAAAGCGTGGCGTTGGTTTCGACGGTAATATGAAAATGGCTCTCTTTTTTTAATTGTAAGCACAATGCCCGGACTTTATCCGCTTGCAAGAACGGTTCGCCACCCGTGATTACGATATGATCTATGTTTCCTCGGTTATGACTGATAATTCGCACGATCTCTTCCACGGGCAGGGAGAACGAATTCTCTACCTTAAAGGCAGCGTATGCCGTGTCGCATTCGCAAGTATTCCCGGCAAGTGTTTTCCACGTGCAATGGAGGTTACATCCGGCTAACCGAATAAACAGAGAAGGTATACCGTTTAATTTTCCCTCGCCCTGTATCGTTCCCGCAACGTGTAATCCAGAGGCGGGCACTTCCTTTAGCAATTTACCGTCCTTGTCTTTCGTGATCGGGAAAATACCATCCTTCGCCAAATGTAACATACGTGAGCTTTTTAATTTTTATCTTTTAGTTTTTATCTTTTATCTTATTCCTTCCCACCACTGCTCATTTTTCCATTCTTCCCGGATTGCCTCGGAAAAACGGATGTCGTGAACATTGAAATTCACGAGTTTCAGGTCTTCCCGGAAAGCCTCGGCATACCCGGTTGCCGTTTCATGTACCCGAACGGAGGAGAGTTGTACGTTTCCTTCCCCGTTTTTATGCTCCATGTTTTGCAGGATTTTGTCGATCAAGTAAAGGAATAACAATGCATATCCTTCAGCAGAAGGAGAGACGGGTATTTCAGCTACCCGGCGGTTGTATTTGTATACAAAAGTCTTCAACTCGTCGGATTCTTCCTGCCACAACGAGTAGGTATGGTCGAAACTATCCACGAGTTCCTTCACCTTATCCAGCAGTACGAAGTCCATCACCATGTATCCCCGGTCCAGCTTGTCGGACGTGATGAATACTTCCACGATATACGAATGTCCATGAATGTTCTCCCGGCAACGGTGTGAAGAACAATTCCGCACGATGTGTGCCCCCTCGAATTTGAATAACTTTCTGATTACCATTTATCAATTTTAAATTTTAAATCCTACTAATTTATTGATTTTAGATTTTAGATTTCCACCCACGAAGTCCACGCTTTTTCAATCGTAAATCGTAATTCATAAATCATAAATTAAATCGGTTTTTTCATTTTCAATTCTCCATTTTTCATTTTCCATTAAACAATGGGTCTTTTATTCCCGCCTCTTCAAATGCTTTTGCCCGGAGAAGGCAACTATCGCAGGTGCCGCAGGGTTTTTCGTCGCCGCGGTAACAAGTCCAGGTGAGGCTGTAATCAACTCCTAAACGATTCCCCAAATGTACCTCGTCGGCCTTGGTCATGTGCATGAAGGGGGCGTGAAGGGTGATCTTCTGTTTTTTCTCGGCACCGAGAACGGTTCCCAAGTTTATGGTTTGTTCCATGGAACGGATGAATTCTTCCCGGCAATCCACGTATCCGGAATAGTCGACCTCGCTGACCCCAATAAAGATGTCGGTAATATCAAGAGCGTCGGCGTAGGAGGCTGCCACGGAAAGAAATACCATGTTTCGGGCGGGAACGTACGTGTCCGGGATGGTCGTCCGGTTTATATCCCCGTCGTGAATGTCCATCTTCTCGTCCGTGAGGGAACAGCCGTCCCATTGATTCAGCATGATTTTTACGAATTTGTGTTCTTTTACCCCGGCGGCTTTTGCCACGGCTTTTGCCGCTTTTATCTCTTTATCGTGTTTTTGCCCGTACTCGAAGGTGATAGCATATAATTCATCAAATCCTTGCTCTTGGGCAACGTATAGGGCTGTCGTTGAATCCAGTCCCCCGGATAGTAAAACAAGCGCTTTTTTCATGATCTTCCTTTCTCCTGTTATTTATAGTTGCAAAGGTAATATATTTCGGGTTACGATCAACAAGAAATGGAATGGGTAATAAATAAGACTTTTTGTCAGTTTTTTGAGCGTCGTGAATCTTGCCGTACGGTATTAATCCCGTTTGTTTTGGTCTTCCTGTCATTATTTTTACTTGTGTAAAACTTTTTTTGTTTACTATTTTTTGTTGACTAATTAGCTCTTATTTCACCTATTTATTTTATATTTGTCAGATACTAATATTTGAAAATCGAAGAGTGTTCATCTTTTTTAATGACTAATTCATATTTGATATGTTTGGAAAGAAAAAGAATGAAGATGACTCTGAAAAATTAATGAAAGTCAGTGCTGACAACCTGACAATGATTACAATAGGGACGATAGTGAAAGGGACAATCACTATTGCTGGAGGATTACATCTGGAGGGAACGTTAGAGGGAGATATTATTTGCAAAGGGAAAGTTGTGATTGGTCCACAAGGAAAAGTCAAGGGAAATGTGAACTGTGACACCGCGGTGTTGTATGGTTTGTTGCAAGGAGATGTTCGTGCGACGAATGAACTGTACATGAAATCCGGGTGCATGGTAAAAGGTGATGTTTACACGCGTAAGCTGGAAATAGAGCCGAATGCCGGATTCGATGGTGTTTGTAATACCACCGGGATGAATGTCCCCGTGAAGGAAAAGAACACCAAAGTGGAAAAGGTCATGGTGGTGGAGGAGAAGTAGCCTTAGACTGGATTCTCTTAAAAATAGACTTTTAATTTTCTCCTGGTTTGGATGTACGATTTTACGACAAGTGAATGGTCGGTTGTTGAAATGTTTGCATAAATAGCTAATTGGCATATGTTTGATTATGTGTCGGTTGGGTTAAATTATAAAACACTATAAATTGAAATCTAAACAGATAGAAGATGAAACGAGAATTTTTAACACAGTTTATGGAGCGACTTATTGTCGAGTTGGAACGAGAGCAGCGAGATGGTACTGCTCATGTTTATCAGAGTACTTTGAAACGGTTGAAGAAATTTGCGAATGGGCGCGAAGTTAGTTTTAAGCAATTGACCCCGGAATGGTTATCTCAATTCGAGCGGAAATTGTTGTCCGACCAGTTGAAATGGAATTCTATTTCAACATATATGCGGACGCTGAGATCCGTTTATAACCAAGCGGTTGAACGAGGGATTGCCTCTTATATACCCCGTCTTTTCAGCCGGGTACATACCGGGATTGATTGTCAGGTGAAAAGGGCAGTTTCCCCGGAGGTGATCTGTCGGTTGATGACAGAT
The window above is part of the Butyricimonas paravirosa genome. Proteins encoded here:
- a CDS encoding 7-carboxy-7-deazaguanine synthase QueE, with product MLHLAKDGIFPITKDKDGKLLKEVPASGLHVAGTIQGEGKLNGIPSLFIRLAGCNLHCTWKTLAGNTCECDTAYAAFKVENSFSLPVEEIVRIISHNRGNIDHIVITGGEPFLQADKVRALCLQLKKESHFHITVETNATLYVEECAEMIDFFSLSPKLSGSVPPAPHADHHNKTRINIPAIQSFITHARKNKKDFQLKFVYSGENDVIEIQALLKQLDGWAKEDILLMPMGATPEELSLSIPKTLEHCIRNGWRFCDRLHISLFGNKQGV
- a CDS encoding 6-pyruvoyl trahydropterin synthase family protein, with the translated sequence MVIRKLFKFEGAHIVRNCSSHRCRENIHGHSYIVEVFITSDKLDRGYMVMDFVLLDKVKELVDSFDHTYSLWQEESDELKTFVYKYNRRVAEIPVSPSAEGYALLFLYLIDKILQNMEHKNGEGNVQLSSVRVHETATGYAEAFREDLKLVNFNVHDIRFSEAIREEWKNEQWWEGIR
- the queC gene encoding 7-cyano-7-deazaguanine synthase QueC, which encodes MKKALVLLSGGLDSTTALYVAQEQGFDELYAITFEYGQKHDKEIKAAKAVAKAAGVKEHKFVKIMLNQWDGCSLTDEKMDIHDGDINRTTIPDTYVPARNMVFLSVAASYADALDITDIFIGVSEVDYSGYVDCREEFIRSMEQTINLGTVLGAEKKQKITLHAPFMHMTKADEVHLGNRLGVDYSLTWTCYRGDEKPCGTCDSCLLRAKAFEEAGIKDPLFNGK
- a CDS encoding polymer-forming cytoskeletal protein, producing MFGKKKNEDDSEKLMKVSADNLTMITIGTIVKGTITIAGGLHLEGTLEGDIICKGKVVIGPQGKVKGNVNCDTAVLYGLLQGDVRATNELYMKSGCMVKGDVYTRKLEIEPNAGFDGVCNTTGMNVPVKEKNTKVEKVMVVEEK